The following coding sequences lie in one Desulfuribacillus stibiiarsenatis genomic window:
- the panB gene encoding 3-methyl-2-oxobutanoate hydroxymethyltransferase has protein sequence MLFWPKANLSMIGDNILKKITTATIRNMKNKEPITVLTAYDYPTAKACDEAGIEVILVGDSLGMVVLGYDSTIPVTIEDMIHHGKAVVRGVKRSLVVIDMPFMSYHISLADTLANAAKIMQLTGAASVKLEGGSEISETVRVLTSSGIPVMGHIGLLPQSVHQYGGYMVQGKDIEAAKKLLLDAKELEAAGAYAIVLECVPFELAKSITEQINIPTIGIGAGNNCDGQVLVIHDMLGIQGNVSPKFVKQYNSLSTEIQNSLQQYIHEVKNRLFPLKEHSFDMTQEVLNQLYGRNES, from the coding sequence TTGTTATTTTGGCCAAAAGCAAATCTTTCAATGATTGGGGATAATATATTGAAAAAAATTACGACTGCTACTATACGCAATATGAAAAATAAAGAACCTATTACCGTGTTGACAGCGTATGATTATCCAACAGCGAAAGCTTGTGATGAAGCAGGTATAGAAGTAATACTAGTGGGAGATTCGCTAGGAATGGTGGTTCTTGGATATGATTCTACGATACCTGTAACAATTGAAGATATGATTCACCATGGGAAAGCTGTTGTTAGAGGCGTTAAGAGATCTTTAGTTGTAATTGATATGCCATTTATGAGTTATCATATAAGTTTAGCGGATACTTTAGCAAATGCTGCTAAAATCATGCAACTTACGGGTGCAGCGAGTGTGAAACTGGAAGGTGGTTCCGAGATATCCGAAACAGTACGTGTTTTGACCAGTTCAGGCATTCCTGTTATGGGGCATATCGGTTTATTACCACAGTCTGTTCATCAGTATGGTGGATATATGGTTCAAGGAAAAGATATAGAAGCTGCTAAGAAATTATTACTGGATGCTAAGGAACTAGAAGCTGCGGGAGCATATGCAATCGTTTTGGAATGCGTACCTTTCGAACTTGCAAAGTCTATCACAGAACAAATCAATATACCAACGATTGGTATCGGTGCTGGAAATAATTGTGATGGTCAGGTGTTAGTAATCCACGATATGCTCGGCATTCAAGGAAATGTATCACCTAAATTTGTAAAGCAATATAATTCTCTCTCAACAGAGATACAAAATAGCCTTCAACAATATATTCATGAGGTCAAGAACAGACTTTTTCCTCTAAAAGAGCATAGCTTTGATATGACCCAAGAGGTATTGAATCAGTTATATGGGAGAAATGAATCATGA